The nucleotide window GGACTGACTCtaactctcactctcactctcgaACAATATCATCAGCCCCTTCGAGTGTAGAAGGCAGTGATGTTGCTTCCCGGACACAGCTGGAGCCTCTGCAACCGTTGCCAATCAATGTCCAGAACTTGACGGCTGATGCTCTTTGGCTCGAGAGTTCATGCCTTGGCCCAAAGCCATCAGTAAGTCCAAAACTCTTGGCACCACTCAACAAGTCGGCTCACACAAGTTACCTATTTAGGAATCCGTATTGGTGGACAATATTGTTTTCCGCATATGTCCTATACGCTCAATTGCACAGCCGTCATGTTACATCTTTCAAAACTCAAGTGTCCCCTCAGGTTTCCTCGCTTTGGAACCAACAAGATGCATCTGGTTGCCTCAACGACATGAAACCAAGGTTTTGGTTCACAAGTACACCTCGGTCATCACTTTTATGCATCATGTTGTGCACACTCCAAGCCTGTATAAACTCGTCGATGAGGTCTACGACGCCGTTGAAAAGGGGACACAAGTTTCGCTGTGCTCAGTTCTCCTGATGCTTGCAGTCTGCACCAACGTCACATACGCATGGACAGCAGTAGACAACAACATGACGCCTCTCTTCTCTGACTATACAGAGGCAAACAACCAATCATTCGGATGGCTCAAATCAACCTTTGATGTATTCGATGCATCGCAGCGGAGGTCGGAGATAGGTCTCGAGTTGGCTCAGGGTCTCATCATCGTGAGCTTCGTCCTGTTGAACTTGGAAGGGGTTTCCTCCCGAGCTCGAAACTGTTTCTTCAATTCCATCACCATTTGCCGTGAGCTCGGACTGCACCGTCTGGATCACCCTCACAACCCGCCCTCGGTGCAAATACCCCAGCTCAGTCCTCTCAAAATGGAGACTGCTCGGCGAGTTTGGTGGTACCTCATTGGTACAGATGCGTAAGACCTCCATGCCCAGAACTAAATAGCGCTTGATCTAATGGTTTACAGCATGATATCTCGATTTCCAGGCCCGCATGAAGGCACCTACCTGATCAATCCAAGGCAAATGAATGTCAGAAAACCTCTGAAtgccgacgatgaagatcttgTAGAAGGACAAGAGTTGGTGGGAAAGCCAATGAATTGTTCCACCACCATGTCTTATTTCTTACAGAGGGTACGACTCGCTGAGGTCCTCCGCAACTTCACTGACCGAGTACCTCTCACAAATTCTTCAAATCCAGATGTCCACTCATACGACCTGGTTTTGGAAGTTGATGCGGCCATCGAGCAATTCATTCAAGACCTACCGCCATTCCTCAAGTTTAATACGGGTGACCTACAGCAGCTCCCTGCTACAGAAGCACATAAAAGTCCAGGGCTGATTATTCAGCGTCATGTCATGAGTGTCTTTGTCCATGGCCAAAGATGCaaacttcatcttccatATCTAGCCCGTGGAGCAGTCGAGCCAACGTATGCTCGCTCCCGGCGCGTGTGTCTTGATTCAGCACGCATGGTCATACAAACAGAACACCAGCTCGAGAAGGAAGCTACAAGTTTTAACTCGACACGGCTCAGGTTGTGTTTAGTCTTGCATAGTGTATTCATCGCCAGCATTGCTCTTATTTTGGACTTCTGCCTAGGCGCCGATGCCGACGAGAAAGAGCAAAGACGAGAAGACTTATTGGAAGCATGGGACATCTTAGAGGCGGCCAAAGAACTCTCCAGACCCACAGCTCGCATACAAGATTTATTGACACaggtgatgaagaagcataAAGTGACGCTGCCAGTAGGCAAGGAGAGGCAGAGACCGGCGGGATGTGAAAATCTTCCGCTTACACCAAGCTCGTCCACTGCCATGTTGTCAAATGGCACGACACCAAATGATGCTATAGCATCTGTCCAAGACTTGAGTGACATGGGATTGAATATGGACTTGGAGGGAATGGATTGGGAGAATTTGCTTTGGGGTTTAGAGGCTCCTTTATTCTGAGGCTCCGCCCGACAGCAACCGACAACATGGTTGGTAAACTATATCATCTAATTAACAGTGTTGATTTTATGCCTTTGTCTTTCCAAAAGATAGAATTCAATCATCGTTGGGTGGTGTCAAGGGTGACCAAATTGTCGCGAAGTACAAACTCTTACAGTAATTCGCAGAGGGGTCTTCACTTCTTGAACTTATCAGGCTATCCCACAGTAATATCTGATCTAAAATTATACGGGGTCTTGTGTGGAACTTATCAAGTATCTGTGGACTGTAGTTATCTTGCTGCAAGTGAAGACTCCTCTACAGATTCTCTATTTTGCCAAATACTGCGGATATCATCAGTGCCTGCTTAATAAGGACAGAGCATATATGACAGCCTTTTATCGTCGCAGCCCTCACCCACTACCATAACTGCTCTTCATCAATAgcatatcatcatcacccatcATCTACGCAACATCTTACACCCTGCCACTTCCACTAACTTATCGATACATCCTCGTAACgtttccatcatcaacgtAGTAACAACAAAAAAACATCGCGTCCTATATCAAGGGTCTGGTCTTTCCTTACTTCTTGAGGGAAGGAAACCAAGCCAGGTTGCTTCCCTGAGCAAGGCCGCCATCCCTCATCCCAGGCACAGACTTCAGCTCACACTCTCTCCATGCcccctcctcgtcttcatgaaAAGTCCAACTTAGAGCACGATTACGTTCTTTCCCTTAGACCTCCAACCGTGAGACTGGAAAGATGGCACTGTTGCTCATAGAGACTGTAGTTGCCGCTATGGCATTGTCCACAGTTTGGCGGGCCTGCCGGATCGTTTCTTTATAGTATCTTCCCTTGAGCTCCCGAAGAAGGTCAAG belongs to Fusarium musae strain F31 chromosome 9, whole genome shotgun sequence and includes:
- a CDS encoding hypothetical protein (EggNog:ENOG41) encodes the protein MGRQPRQRPVSCNFCRVRKLRCSREFPCSNCTSRGVQCQAQDPPRAPGPSSRPVSKRAGGGVSGSGGGGGGSGGGGPSSGGKEADILSRLERLEALLAERNKGTDSNSHSHSRTISSAPSSVEGSDVASRTQLEPLQPLPINVQNLTADALWLESSCLGPKPSPSCYIFQNSSVPSGFLALEPTRCIWLPQRHETKVLVHKYTSVITFMHHVVHTPSLYKLVDEVYDAVEKGTQVSLCSVLLMLAVCTNVTYAWTAVDNNMTPLFSDYTEANNQSFGWLKSTFDVFDASQRRSEIGLELAQGLIIVSFVLLNLEGVSSRARNCFFNSITICRELGLHRLDHPHNPPSVQIPQLSPLKMETARRVWWYLIGTDA
- a CDS encoding hypothetical protein (EggNog:ENOG41); this encodes MSYFLQRVRLAEVLRNFTDRVPLTNSSNPDVHSYDLVLEVDAAIEQFIQDLPPFLKFNTGDLQQLPATEAHKSPGLIIQRHVMSVFVHGQRCKLHLPYLARGAVEPTTPAREGSYKF